DNA sequence from the Pirellulales bacterium genome:
GACCGTAGCCCTCGTAAATCGATTCCTCCAGGTTGCCGCTTTGCAGTTCGCCGGTGCCCGTCTTAATGGCGCGATTGATGTTGTCGTTGGGCATGCTGACGGCTCGCGCGGCGTCGATCGCGTATCGTAGCCGCAAGTTGGCATCGGGGTCGCCGCCGCCCATTTTCGCGGCCACAATGATCGCTTTGGCCAGCTTGCTCCAAAGCTTGCCGCGTTTATTGTCAACGAGTGCTTTCTTACGAGCGATATTTGCCCAATGAGAATGACCTGCCATCGGAGTTAGCCTTGATTGCTAGATAGTGTTTGTGGAAATGGAACGAGTCGCCCGCCGATGATGTGGATTTGCACGAACCGATGGAACGAATGAAGTTAAAACGTCAACGAACGCTATCGAGCAACAATGAGCAAAGCCATCGATCGGCGACTATGAGCGTCCAGCGCTAGAAACTTCCCAACCATCCGCGAGAATCCGCGTGATCCACGATTCATCTGCCGTCGCCGCTGGGCGGGGGCTTCTCGGATGCCCTCAACTTTTGCTCGACGGGCTTAATCTTGTCGGTTTCTTTTTCGCGCTGATATCCTTCGATCGACTGCTTCCATGACACTCGCGCGTCCGCGATGCGCCCGAGTTTTTGATAAACATCGCCTAGATGGTCAAGCACCGTCGGATCGGGGCCTTTGCCGTTGGCCTTTTCTAATTCCACGGCCTTCTGTAACTCTTCGAGCGCTTCCGCAAGACGTCCGAGGCGGAACAGCGCCCAGCCAAGGCTGTCGCGGTAGGCCGCGTTTTCAGGCTCGTTGGCGACAGCGACTTGAATCATGCGATGGGCGCGCTTCAAGTGCCGATTCTCATCGACCCAGAGGTACCCCAAGTCGTTATTCGCTCCGATGTCGTTGGGAAACTCATCGAGCACTTGCTCCAGATACTCCACCCCTTGCGACTGGTCGCCGCGCAACACGGAGAGATTCGACAACACCAGATTCGCTTGCTGGACCATCTCCCGCGCGCCGGGGGTTGAAAAATCGTCGTTGAATTTCTCCAAAAATGTTTGGTAGGCAAGTTCGGCGTCATCGTATCGCTTGGCATGATACAAGATCCACGCCGGACGACTGGCGAACATGGGGTCGTCGGGCTTCTGCTTGGCGGCACGTTGGGCGGCCGCCAGCGCTTCGTCCGATTGACCTTCCATTTCTAGCGCTCCAGCCAGATAGAAGCTGCAAGCCGCAATTTCATCCTTAACGGCTATTTCGTCGATGCCACGTTGAAAGACAGCAGCCGCGCGATCATATTTTTCCGCGACAAACAAATCGATCCCCCATGCTATCAGCAAGCCAGCGGTCGCGCTGGGGTCCGCTTGGATTGCCAGGTTCATCAGCCTTTCGGCATCGTCCCAGCGTTTGGCTTCCGAAGCTAACAGGGCGGCCACGCGCAGCGCGGCGGCATCGTTGGCCTGGGCTTCGCGGTGTTGCTCGATTGCGACGGCCAGAACCTTGGCCAGCAATTTTTCGTTTTTGATGAGTGCAATCGACTCGCCCCCTAGTGCCGAGAGCGAACCAGTTTTTTCCGCCACGCTGACCAACAATTTCAACATGGCGGCGGCATCGCCCGTATGGCAATAAACCTGCGACAGCGACTGGTAAGCATCCGCCGTCGGTCGGGCAGCAATGGCCGCTTCGAACAGCGCAGCGGCGTCCTGCCAGCGCGAGGCTTGGCGATATTCTTCGCCCAAATAAAAGGCGAGCGATGCGCTCTCTGGCTGTGACTTGCGTAGCACCTCCAATCGCGATACAAGCTGATCGGATTGGTTCAACTCTTTGAGCGCTTCAGCCAATACCTCGTACGGTGTCGTCGTTTCTGGCGGCTGTTTGGCGTCGAAGAATTTCTGGAGTTCGTCGAGCGCGGCTTGTGGATTTCCGGTGACGAGCTTCACGCGAGCAGCATTGAACGACCGCCGTGCGCCGTCGGGATCTCGCTGATCCAGCATCGTGAAGGCCTGCAGCGCTTGCTCTGGACGCTTGGCTTCCAAAAAAACGGAGCCCATAAGTTCGAAAAGTTCGCCATCGTCGCCCGCCAGCGCCCGTTGCGTCTTTGGATCGAGGCCGAATTTCTTCGGATCCGACAAGGCGTCCAGCACTTGCTGGTAAGCCGCCGCCGATTCGGCGTAGTTGCCTCTCAAGAAGTTCAATCGGCCTAGTTCTAACTGCACCAGCACTTGTGCTGGCGATGGCTTGTCACCGGCCAACAAAAGCTCAACTTGCCGATAGAGTTTGAGCGCCGCCGACCAATTGCCCTCTTCAGCCAAATATTCCGCCGCGGCTCGCAGCAACAATGGGTCGCTGATGCCTGTTTCGTCGAGATGCGCCGTCAGAAAACGCAACACCACGTCACGGCGTTCCAGACTGAACGCCAACGGCAGCATTTCTCGCAAGATTGGCTTTGCATCCGGCGCATATCGGAGCGCGCGTTGATAGCGCCGCAAGGCTGCAGGAAGCTTTTGCCGCTGTTCGAGTGTCCGTCCGGCGGAAAACAGCGCGGCAGCCGTTAGTTTGTCTTCGTCTTCTTCCGTGCGAGCGACTTTCGGCGCGAGTGGCTCGATGGCATCGTCGAGCGTTTGAGTGGCTGTCGGCGAAGCAACAGCCGGTGGCGATGAGCAGACTGTCACCCACGAAATAAAAGCCATCCACAGGGCGACGGAAAAACGCATCATGTTTTTGCTGGCCATCGATCGCCGCATAGAAAATCAATTCGCCGGGGGAATCGTTTGCCCGATTCCATCGTTCTCTAACCTAAATCTTACCGCGGTTTGCGCTTGGCGAGTTGCTTGCTGGCCGATTTTTTCGCGGCGGGCCGCGCAGCGGTCGATTCACGCCCCTTCGTGGGGCGGGCAGACTTGACCGCCGGCTTTGCGGCGAGGGGCTTTGCCGAGGTAGGTTTCCGCCCAGTTGGTTTTTCTTTGGTCGTTTCTGTTGTGGTAGCCTGCTTCTTGCCATGCTTGGCGAGGTCGGCTTTCGTGCCGGCTTTCTCGGACTTCGTGGCACCGTTCTGGCCGA
Encoded proteins:
- a CDS encoding tetratricopeptide repeat protein; protein product: MMRFSVALWMAFISWVTVCSSPPAVASPTATQTLDDAIEPLAPKVARTEEDEDKLTAAALFSAGRTLEQRQKLPAALRRYQRALRYAPDAKPILREMLPLAFSLERRDVVLRFLTAHLDETGISDPLLLRAAAEYLAEEGNWSAALKLYRQVELLLAGDKPSPAQVLVQLELGRLNFLRGNYAESAAAYQQVLDALSDPKKFGLDPKTQRALAGDDGELFELMGSVFLEAKRPEQALQAFTMLDQRDPDGARRSFNAARVKLVTGNPQAALDELQKFFDAKQPPETTTPYEVLAEALKELNQSDQLVSRLEVLRKSQPESASLAFYLGEEYRQASRWQDAAALFEAAIAARPTADAYQSLSQVYCHTGDAAAMLKLLVSVAEKTGSLSALGGESIALIKNEKLLAKVLAVAIEQHREAQANDAAALRVAALLASEAKRWDDAERLMNLAIQADPSATAGLLIAWGIDLFVAEKYDRAAAVFQRGIDEIAVKDEIAACSFYLAGALEMEGQSDEALAAAQRAAKQKPDDPMFASRPAWILYHAKRYDDAELAYQTFLEKFNDDFSTPGAREMVQQANLVLSNLSVLRGDQSQGVEYLEQVLDEFPNDIGANNDLGYLWVDENRHLKRAHRMIQVAVANEPENAAYRDSLGWALFRLGRLAEALEELQKAVELEKANGKGPDPTVLDHLGDVYQKLGRIADARVSWKQSIEGYQREKETDKIKPVEQKLRASEKPPPSGDGR